A portion of the Burkholderia pseudomultivorans genome contains these proteins:
- a CDS encoding amidohydrolase family protein, whose translation MGAMRIDSHQHFWRYRAADYPWIGPSMRVLARDYLPDALWPQMHAQALDASIAVQARAGRDETAFLLDLARDDARIAAVVGWEDLAAPALADRVAEWRSPKLRGFRHQVQDEADAGAFVADSGFNRGVAWLQANGYVYDVLVFERQLPDVRAFCARHDAHWLVLDHVGKPALAEFERDETAQVRWRASLRELGAMPHVACKLSGLVTETDWKRGLRAQDIRHIEQCLDAALDAFGPQRLMFGSDWPVCLLAASYDEVASLVERWAESRLSTAERKALWGGTAARCYGLST comes from the coding sequence ATGGGCGCAATGCGTATCGATTCCCATCAGCACTTCTGGCGTTATCGCGCGGCCGACTATCCGTGGATCGGCCCGAGCATGCGCGTGCTCGCACGCGACTACCTGCCCGATGCACTGTGGCCGCAGATGCATGCGCAGGCGCTCGACGCATCGATCGCGGTGCAGGCGCGCGCCGGACGCGACGAGACGGCGTTCCTGCTCGATCTCGCCCGCGATGACGCGCGCATCGCCGCAGTGGTCGGCTGGGAGGATCTCGCCGCGCCGGCGCTTGCCGATCGGGTCGCCGAATGGCGCAGCCCGAAGCTGCGCGGCTTTCGGCATCAGGTGCAGGACGAAGCCGACGCGGGTGCGTTCGTTGCCGATTCGGGATTCAATCGCGGCGTTGCGTGGCTGCAGGCGAACGGCTACGTCTACGACGTGCTCGTATTCGAGCGCCAGTTGCCGGACGTGCGGGCGTTCTGCGCGCGGCACGATGCGCACTGGCTCGTGCTCGATCATGTCGGCAAGCCCGCGCTCGCCGAATTCGAGCGCGACGAGACCGCGCAGGTACGCTGGCGTGCGTCGCTGCGCGAACTGGGCGCGATGCCGCACGTCGCATGCAAGCTGTCGGGGCTCGTGACCGAAACCGACTGGAAGCGCGGCCTGCGCGCACAGGACATCCGCCATATCGAGCAATGTCTCGACGCCGCGCTCGATGCGTTCGGCCCGCAGCGATTGATGTTCGGCTCGGACTGGCCGGTGTGCCTGCTCGCGGCGTCGTATGACGAGGTGGCATCGCTGGTCGAACGCTGGGCGGAGTCGCGGCTGTCGACGGCCGAGCGCAAGGCCTTGTGGGGCGGCACTGCCGCGCGGTGCTACGGACTGTCGACATGA
- a CDS encoding FadR/GntR family transcriptional regulator, producing MSIHPIQNRRLYQQIADKLGALIESGDFPPGSYLPPERELAEQFGVSRTSVREALIALEVSGLVSVRVGDGVKVRQRAADPAPAAVKTVPFSTLEIDPEIGLALDLDTEIPPFALLQARRLIEPEAASLAAQHGSDAQIEAIREAFLRNQEDNRSGSRTHPGDRLFHIRIAEASDNPAYALMIKQLLAHKYDRMFQRLQSLYMPNDMPHRSELEHRAILDAIRAHDPEAARRAMASHLDEVIRIFGRALD from the coding sequence ATGTCCATCCATCCGATTCAGAACCGTCGCCTCTACCAGCAGATTGCCGACAAGCTCGGTGCGTTGATCGAGTCCGGCGATTTTCCGCCGGGCAGTTATCTGCCGCCGGAGCGCGAGCTGGCCGAGCAGTTCGGCGTGTCGCGCACGTCGGTGCGCGAGGCGCTGATTGCGCTCGAGGTGAGCGGGCTCGTCAGCGTGCGCGTCGGCGACGGCGTGAAGGTGCGGCAGCGCGCGGCCGATCCGGCGCCGGCCGCGGTGAAAACCGTGCCGTTCTCGACCCTCGAGATCGATCCGGAGATCGGCCTCGCGCTCGATCTCGACACCGAAATCCCGCCGTTTGCGCTGTTGCAGGCGCGCCGGCTGATCGAGCCGGAAGCCGCGTCGCTGGCCGCGCAGCATGGCTCGGATGCGCAGATCGAAGCGATCCGCGAAGCGTTCCTGCGCAACCAGGAAGACAACCGCAGCGGCTCGCGCACGCATCCGGGCGACCGGCTGTTCCATATCCGCATCGCGGAAGCCAGCGACAACCCTGCGTATGCGCTGATGATCAAGCAGTTGCTCGCGCACAAGTACGACCGGATGTTCCAGCGACTTCAGTCGCTGTACATGCCGAACGACATGCCGCACCGGTCGGAACTCGAACACCGCGCGATCCTCGATGCGATCCGTGCGCACGACCCGGAGGCGGCGCGCCGCGCGATGGCGAGCCATCTGGACGAGGTGATCCGGATTTTCGGGCGGGCGCTCGATTGA
- a CDS encoding fimbrial protein: MNKYSLLMSAAGLAFFAMNAAHASDGTITFTGSVVASTCKINGGTNDLTVPLPRAATNQLSSVGATSGRTPFTLALSGCTTDKKDDDGTTVIPAPVKKVSVAFEPGPNVNLESGRLKLTGADAATGVEIGILNDKYQPVKIGAESSTQGVQVADIDTALDGSGTATLQFSAQYVAVGPVTAGPANSFVTYSLTYP; the protein is encoded by the coding sequence ATGAATAAATATTCACTTTTGATGTCGGCAGCCGGTCTCGCATTTTTCGCGATGAATGCCGCGCACGCGTCGGACGGCACGATTACCTTCACCGGGTCCGTGGTCGCATCGACCTGCAAGATCAATGGCGGTACGAACGACCTGACCGTGCCGCTTCCGCGTGCGGCAACCAATCAGCTGTCGTCGGTCGGCGCAACGTCCGGGAGGACGCCGTTCACGCTCGCGTTGTCGGGTTGTACGACCGACAAGAAGGACGATGACGGTACCACCGTCATTCCGGCACCGGTGAAGAAGGTGTCCGTCGCCTTCGAGCCGGGGCCGAACGTCAATCTCGAGAGCGGCCGGCTCAAGCTGACCGGCGCCGACGCCGCGACCGGCGTCGAAATCGGCATCCTGAATGACAAGTACCAGCCGGTCAAGATCGGTGCGGAAAGCTCCACCCAGGGCGTGCAGGTCGCCGATATCGATACGGCGCTCGACGGATCCGGCACCGCGACGCTGCAGTTCTCGGCGCAGTACGTGGCGGTTGGGCCCGTGACGGCAGGCCCGGCCAATTCGTTCGTCACTTACTCGCTGACTTACCCCTAA
- a CDS encoding fimbria/pilus periplasmic chaperone, with translation MMARFTRRWLVLMAFALGASFAHASVTLSGTRIVFDAREKEVTLQMSNDGKRPALVQTWIDTGDERASPESLDVPFVIAPSIFRIEAGKGQTLRIMHTGEPLPTDKESLFWLNVLDVPPKATVDPDANRLQLAFRTRVKLMYRPSGLPGEALDAPSQLKWRLLARADQQAVLEAINPTPYVVNLSGIALVANGKTFDAGVGFVRPGETASFPVKGSLNTDVVGGKVVYSSMDDWGASHAHQSDVAK, from the coding sequence ATGATGGCACGTTTCACGCGTCGCTGGCTGGTTCTGATGGCATTCGCGCTCGGCGCTTCATTCGCTCATGCGAGCGTGACGTTGTCCGGTACACGCATCGTATTCGATGCGCGCGAGAAGGAAGTCACGCTCCAGATGAGCAATGACGGGAAGCGGCCGGCACTGGTTCAGACGTGGATCGATACCGGCGACGAGCGTGCTTCGCCGGAAAGCCTCGACGTTCCGTTCGTGATCGCGCCGTCCATCTTCCGGATCGAGGCCGGCAAGGGCCAGACGTTGCGGATCATGCATACGGGAGAACCGTTGCCGACCGACAAGGAGTCGCTTTTCTGGTTGAACGTGCTGGACGTACCGCCGAAAGCGACCGTCGATCCGGATGCCAATCGGCTTCAGCTCGCATTTCGGACCCGCGTGAAGCTGATGTATCGGCCGAGCGGTCTTCCTGGCGAAGCGCTCGATGCGCCCTCGCAACTGAAGTGGCGGCTGTTGGCGCGGGCCGATCAGCAAGCAGTGCTCGAGGCAATCAACCCGACGCCTTATGTCGTCAACCTGTCCGGAATCGCGCTGGTCGCGAACGGCAAGACGTTCGACGCTGGCGTCGGCTTCGTGCGGCCGGGCGAGACTGCGTCGTTTCCGGTCAAGGGTTCGTTGAATACCGATGTCGTGGGCGGCAAGGTCGTCTACAGCAGCATGGACGACTGGGGAGCCAGCCACGCCCATCAGTCGGACGTCGCGAAGTGA
- a CDS encoding fimbria/pilus outer membrane usher protein, with product MERQVRDWGLRHQPRLKPICALLLTIIAGWQAEARAGRSDEVFQVAQTEFAQVEFESGFLSGGAAIDVSRYERGNVVRPGTYTPDIYVDGRWVGRVEVTFEAAPGTPDAQPCFDRTLLDRIGVDRVRLPQDIRASLEPEGACMRIGQIIPEASVSFEFGDQRLDLSIPQIAMLRSPRGYVSPDQWTAGVPVAMLGYNVNTYHSQARGGYGSTQGYVGLDAGFNVQRWHFRHSGSFGWDDRGERRYQNTATYVQRDVAAWSSQLVVGDTYTSGDLFDSTSFRGVRLYTDDRMLPESQRGYAPVVRGVANSNAKVTITQNGMRLYETTVAPGAFIIDDLYPTGYGGDLHVTVTEADGSVHSFSVPFAAIPLSLRPGQNRYSFTAGVVRNLDNTSPPFMQATWQHGFTNTLTGYGGVTVAQGYLSAMLGGVLNTSLGAFGADVTQATTQVPGERRYSGQSFRVSYAKTIAATGTNIAIAAYRYSTNGFFGLTDAMRARDQAAVHIDSARLYRQRNRASLTLSQQFGNKWGSVSATASAATYWNRGGSDLDYTVGYNNTFRTVSYGISAARQRNALAGSSTTVYAGLSIPLGRARPALLSTNVNHDSRGSTQWQTNLSGSVGADGNLAYGVNLMRGTGSGSAQTSGSANLTYRGARTELSGSVGVSNEYQQYSVALRGAVVAHPGGVTLSQPVGETFAIVAAPHAAGAHVTNATGVRLDRNGYAVVPYLSPFALNDITLDPKGLSTDIELLETRQRVAPLAGAVPMLRFRTVYGRSAVIRARQPDGSPLPFGAMVKDRNGADVGMVGQGGKIFARGLADHGELSVTWGAADAASACHLSYALPVRKRSAGYQPPQSLDLPCVAAPGVDYAPKLSSRAAPRV from the coding sequence ATGGAGAGGCAAGTGAGGGATTGGGGGTTGCGTCATCAGCCGCGTCTGAAGCCTATCTGCGCACTGCTTCTCACCATTATCGCGGGGTGGCAGGCGGAGGCGCGTGCCGGCAGGTCAGATGAGGTGTTCCAGGTCGCGCAAACGGAATTTGCACAAGTCGAATTCGAGAGCGGATTTCTGAGCGGCGGCGCTGCGATCGATGTATCGCGCTACGAGCGAGGCAACGTCGTCCGTCCGGGCACCTATACGCCCGACATCTACGTGGACGGCCGCTGGGTCGGGCGCGTCGAGGTCACATTCGAGGCGGCGCCCGGTACGCCGGATGCGCAGCCATGTTTCGACCGTACGCTGCTGGACCGGATCGGCGTCGATCGTGTACGCCTGCCGCAAGACATTCGCGCGAGCCTGGAGCCGGAAGGCGCGTGCATGCGGATCGGGCAGATCATCCCGGAAGCATCGGTCAGTTTCGAATTCGGCGACCAGCGGCTCGACCTGAGCATTCCGCAGATCGCGATGCTGCGCAGCCCGCGCGGCTACGTGAGCCCGGACCAATGGACGGCGGGCGTACCGGTTGCGATGCTCGGCTACAACGTCAACACGTACCACTCGCAGGCGCGTGGCGGATATGGCTCGACGCAAGGCTACGTCGGTCTCGACGCCGGCTTCAACGTGCAGCGCTGGCACTTTCGTCACAGCGGTTCGTTCGGCTGGGACGATCGCGGCGAGCGACGCTATCAGAACACTGCGACATACGTGCAGCGGGATGTCGCCGCGTGGTCGTCGCAGCTCGTGGTCGGCGATACGTATACGTCCGGCGATCTGTTCGATTCGACGTCGTTCCGCGGTGTGCGACTCTATACCGACGACCGGATGCTGCCGGAATCGCAGCGCGGCTATGCGCCGGTGGTGCGCGGTGTCGCGAATTCGAACGCGAAGGTCACGATCACGCAGAACGGCATGAGGCTGTACGAAACCACCGTCGCGCCCGGTGCCTTCATCATCGACGATCTGTATCCAACCGGATATGGCGGCGATCTGCACGTCACCGTGACGGAGGCGGACGGTTCCGTTCACTCGTTCTCGGTGCCGTTCGCGGCGATCCCGCTGTCGCTGCGTCCGGGGCAGAACCGCTACAGCTTCACGGCCGGGGTGGTGCGCAACCTCGACAACACGTCGCCGCCGTTCATGCAGGCGACGTGGCAGCACGGCTTCACGAATACGCTGACCGGCTACGGCGGCGTGACGGTTGCGCAGGGCTATCTGTCCGCGATGCTGGGTGGCGTGCTCAACACGTCGCTGGGCGCGTTCGGCGCGGACGTTACGCAGGCGACGACGCAGGTTCCGGGCGAGCGACGTTACTCGGGGCAAAGCTTTCGGGTGAGCTACGCGAAGACCATCGCGGCGACCGGTACCAATATCGCGATCGCGGCATACCGTTATTCGACGAACGGCTTCTTCGGCCTGACCGACGCGATGCGCGCTCGCGACCAGGCGGCGGTGCACATCGATTCGGCGCGTCTGTATCGCCAGCGCAACCGTGCGTCGCTGACGCTGAGCCAGCAGTTCGGCAACAAATGGGGCAGCGTGAGCGCGACCGCGTCGGCGGCAACGTACTGGAACAGGGGCGGGTCGGACCTCGATTACACGGTCGGCTACAACAATACGTTTCGGACAGTCTCGTACGGGATCTCGGCGGCACGGCAGCGCAACGCGTTGGCGGGATCGAGCACGACCGTCTACGCCGGGCTGTCGATTCCGCTCGGCCGTGCGCGACCCGCGCTGTTGTCGACCAACGTCAATCACGATTCGCGCGGTTCGACGCAATGGCAGACCAACCTGTCCGGCTCGGTCGGCGCCGACGGCAATCTCGCGTATGGCGTCAACCTTATGCGCGGCACGGGTTCGGGCAGTGCGCAGACGAGCGGCAGCGCGAACCTCACGTATCGCGGTGCCCGGACCGAGCTGAGTGGCAGCGTCGGGGTGAGCAACGAGTATCAACAGTATTCGGTCGCGTTGCGCGGCGCGGTCGTCGCGCATCCGGGCGGTGTCACGCTGTCGCAGCCGGTCGGCGAGACGTTTGCGATCGTCGCAGCACCACACGCGGCAGGCGCGCACGTGACCAACGCGACCGGCGTGCGGCTCGATCGCAACGGTTACGCGGTGGTGCCCTATCTGTCGCCGTTCGCGCTCAACGACATCACGCTCGACCCGAAGGGCCTGTCGACGGACATCGAGTTGCTGGAGACCCGTCAACGTGTTGCGCCACTGGCGGGTGCCGTGCCGATGCTCAGATTCAGGACCGTATATGGCCGCTCGGCAGTGATTCGCGCGCGTCAGCCGGACGGGTCACCGTTGCCGTTCGGTGCGATGGTCAAGGATCGTAACGGCGCGGACGTCGGCATGGTGGGGCAGGGCGGGAAGATCTTCGCTCGCGGCCTTGCCGACCACGGCGAACTCAGTGTCACGTGGGGCGCCGCCGATGCGGCGTCGGCCTGCCATCTGTCGTATGCGTTGCCGGTGCGCAAGCGTTCCGCCGGCTATCAGCCGCCGCAGAGTCTCGACCTGCCATGCGTCGCTGCACCGGGTGTCGACTATGCGCCGAAGCTGTCGAGCCGCGCGGCACCGCGTGTATGA
- a CDS encoding fimbrial protein codes for MRKNLVQTLGYLSLVVVLAGFRPAVAACQGDWTAASGVVGFSPITLAGPADAVQHGTLIKPGATARVSGWRYFFSEPTQMADCLKLKGRFESLGTVVPGIRYVSNGQVSDVWESGVPGIGYALVMRSEFGPEIGVKEGGIDVIYDKEPVRSSSTSIAVVVALVATGRLASGTYTIPARQVGKYTITDGSGTAKSASIPMASARVTVNAQGCKVISGDGNNVMLPKAITYDFKEVGATSAVSSSFAVGLKCDTTLAVHATLTDASDHANTSNVLSLAPGSTATGFGLQIFRDKSTTPLAFGPESSTKGNLNQWLVGTANAYDTMLIPFTVRYVKTNETVGPGSVNARALITFSYQ; via the coding sequence ATGCGAAAAAATTTGGTACAGACGCTGGGATATCTGTCGCTGGTTGTCGTGCTGGCCGGGTTCCGGCCGGCGGTGGCCGCGTGTCAGGGAGACTGGACCGCGGCGTCCGGTGTCGTCGGCTTTTCGCCGATTACGCTGGCCGGTCCGGCGGATGCGGTCCAGCATGGAACGTTGATCAAGCCGGGTGCCACGGCAAGGGTGAGTGGATGGCGTTACTTCTTCAGTGAACCGACGCAAATGGCGGACTGCCTGAAATTGAAAGGCCGGTTCGAGTCGCTCGGGACCGTCGTGCCGGGCATCCGGTACGTGTCGAATGGGCAGGTATCGGACGTATGGGAGTCCGGCGTACCGGGCATCGGCTATGCACTCGTGATGAGAAGCGAATTCGGTCCGGAGATCGGCGTGAAGGAGGGCGGAATCGACGTCATCTACGACAAGGAGCCCGTGAGATCGTCCAGCACGTCGATCGCCGTGGTGGTCGCGCTGGTGGCAACGGGGCGTCTGGCCAGCGGAACCTACACCATTCCTGCACGGCAAGTCGGCAAGTACACCATTACTGACGGAAGCGGGACGGCGAAGAGCGCTTCCATTCCGATGGCGTCGGCCAGGGTCACGGTCAATGCGCAGGGCTGCAAGGTCATCTCGGGCGACGGCAACAATGTGATGCTGCCCAAAGCGATCACCTATGACTTCAAGGAAGTCGGCGCAACTTCGGCGGTGTCCTCGTCGTTTGCCGTGGGCCTCAAATGCGATACCACGCTGGCGGTTCATGCGACCTTGACCGATGCGAGCGATCACGCGAACACATCGAACGTGCTCAGCCTTGCACCGGGCTCCACTGCGACAGGTTTTGGCCTGCAGATTTTTCGCGACAAGTCGACGACACCGCTTGCATTCGGTCCCGAATCGTCGACGAAGGGCAATCTCAACCAGTGGCTGGTGGGGACTGCCAACGCTTACGACACGATGTTGATTCCGTTCACGGTGCGGTACGTGAAGACCAACGAGACGGTCGGGCCGGGAAGCGTCAACGCCCGGGCGTTGATCACGTTTTCGTATCAGTAG
- a CDS encoding IclR family transcriptional regulator gives MTTDQPDHSKSGDAAPSPVERAFRLLRFIAEGGSTANLSDVARQIDVNRVTLKRLLDSLEAAALIEPLESGGSYRLGMSFLTLAAGALGNADLTARARQVLPGLVEKTGLSAFLAVLEGAEVVYLMCETPDTPLVTRIRVGSRIPAHRATPGLAMLAGLQGGAALRARYGSHGGDRDTPDWDALERTLDTVRSNGCAWSFSGLEAGIDSCAAAIRDSRGTVLAALSIAGPDSAFAADPALRQLVETSVKAAAAALSRSSL, from the coding sequence ATGACGACAGACCAGCCCGATCATTCGAAATCCGGCGATGCCGCGCCGTCGCCGGTCGAGCGCGCGTTCCGCCTGCTGAGATTCATCGCGGAAGGCGGCTCGACCGCCAACCTGAGCGACGTCGCGCGGCAAATCGACGTCAACCGCGTGACGCTGAAACGCCTGCTCGACTCGCTCGAAGCCGCGGCATTGATCGAGCCGCTCGAGTCGGGCGGCTCGTATCGGCTCGGCATGTCGTTTCTGACGCTCGCGGCGGGCGCGCTGGGGAATGCCGACCTCACCGCACGCGCGCGGCAGGTTCTTCCGGGGCTGGTCGAAAAGACCGGGCTGTCCGCCTTCCTCGCGGTGCTCGAAGGCGCGGAAGTCGTCTATCTGATGTGCGAGACGCCGGACACGCCGCTGGTCACCCGGATTCGCGTCGGCAGCCGGATTCCCGCGCACCGCGCGACACCCGGGCTGGCGATGCTCGCCGGCCTGCAAGGCGGCGCGGCGCTGCGCGCACGCTACGGCAGTCACGGCGGCGATCGCGACACGCCCGACTGGGACGCGCTCGAGCGCACGCTCGACACGGTGCGAAGCAACGGTTGCGCATGGAGTTTTTCGGGCCTCGAAGCCGGCATCGATTCGTGCGCGGCCGCGATCCGCGACAGCCGCGGCACCGTGCTGGCGGCGCTCAGCATCGCAGGCCCCGACAGTGCTTTTGCAGCGGATCCGGCGCTGCGGCAGCTGGTCGAGACGAGCGTCAAGGCTGCGGCCGCTGCGTTGTCCCGGTCGAGCCTTTGA
- a CDS encoding FAD-dependent monooxygenase has protein sequence MLKIGIAGGGIGGLAAAIALRKAGHQAVVFEQAARFGRVGADINLTPNAVRALDGLGIGATLRETAARPNARISRMWDTGEVTSRLAMSDEAERKYGAPQLTMHRADVMAALEQALLPDELHLGQRIASVAQSGDAATLTLDDDSTHAFDLLLGADGIHSGVRRFLFGDEHPQFTGIVSYRAVVPAERLQGGDLGAFVKWWGPTDDLQIVTFPLNLGRDIFVFATTSQPDWTHESWTMPGDADALRRAYAEFHPEARALLAACDTVLASALYIRDPLPKWTGARMALLGDACHPMMPFMAQGAGMAIEDAVVLSRALSGIGADGLEAALTRYERARQERTARIQIGSRGNNWLKAGGNADWVYGYDAWTVPLD, from the coding sequence ATGCTGAAGATCGGAATCGCAGGTGGCGGCATCGGTGGGCTTGCGGCGGCAATCGCGCTGCGCAAGGCGGGACATCAGGCCGTCGTGTTCGAACAGGCCGCCCGTTTCGGGCGGGTCGGCGCCGACATCAACCTCACGCCGAACGCGGTGCGCGCGCTGGACGGGCTCGGCATCGGCGCGACGCTGCGCGAAACGGCCGCCCGGCCGAACGCACGCATCAGCCGCATGTGGGACACCGGCGAAGTCACGTCCCGGCTCGCGATGTCGGACGAAGCCGAGCGCAAATACGGCGCGCCGCAGCTGACGATGCATCGCGCGGACGTGATGGCCGCGCTGGAACAGGCGCTGCTGCCCGACGAACTCCATCTCGGCCAGCGCATCGCATCGGTTGCGCAAAGCGGCGACGCCGCGACGCTCACGCTCGACGACGACTCGACACATGCGTTCGACCTGCTGCTGGGCGCGGACGGCATTCATTCCGGCGTGCGCCGCTTCCTGTTCGGCGACGAGCACCCGCAGTTCACCGGCATCGTGTCGTATCGGGCGGTCGTGCCGGCCGAGCGTCTGCAGGGCGGCGATCTCGGCGCGTTCGTCAAATGGTGGGGGCCGACCGACGATCTGCAGATCGTCACGTTCCCGCTGAATCTCGGCCGCGACATCTTTGTGTTCGCCACCACGTCGCAGCCGGACTGGACGCACGAATCGTGGACCATGCCGGGCGACGCCGACGCGCTGCGCCGCGCCTATGCCGAATTCCACCCCGAAGCGCGCGCGCTGCTCGCCGCATGCGACACGGTGCTGGCCTCGGCGTTGTATATTCGCGATCCGTTGCCGAAATGGACCGGCGCGCGCATGGCGCTGCTCGGCGATGCATGCCATCCGATGATGCCGTTCATGGCGCAGGGTGCCGGCATGGCGATCGAGGATGCGGTCGTGCTGTCGCGCGCGCTGAGCGGCATCGGCGCCGACGGTCTCGAGGCCGCGCTGACGCGCTACGAGCGCGCGCGTCAGGAACGCACGGCGCGCATCCAGATCGGTTCGCGCGGCAACAACTGGTTGAAGGCCGGCGGCAATGCCGACTGGGTCTATGGATACGATGCGTGGACTGTCCCGCTGGACTGA
- a CDS encoding porin, with the protein MNRTCIAGLFATALCGSAFAQSSVTLYGSLDSGVAYVNNSGGHALFKANQSNMQPDRWGITGAEDLGGGLRSVFRLENGFFTNTGAFVNPGAEFNRRAYVGLESDRFGTLTLGHQSALSFDLLTPFANAYAGNSWNMFHPGNVDGLANSATSVINNAVKYRSPNYGGVGVAALFGFGNTTNFGRNDTWSAALTYDRGPFHAAAFYQLQHDQAFALAPLALGTFQGQPAAGYVADRAEFWGAGGAYTLGPVKLHALYTRVKLESKQHADIYRAYDAGAEWSVTPFTTLTAGANTTTLAAHRWTQAGVGCIYALSKQTQWYLQGVFEHTNPGGLASLSVAGLSSTNNQVMVLSGIHHNF; encoded by the coding sequence ATGAACAGAACATGCATTGCAGGGCTGTTTGCGACCGCGCTTTGCGGATCCGCTTTTGCACAAAGCAGCGTGACGCTCTACGGCAGCCTCGATTCCGGCGTGGCCTACGTCAATAACAGCGGCGGACACGCGCTGTTCAAGGCCAACCAGAGCAACATGCAGCCGGACCGCTGGGGGATTACCGGCGCCGAGGATCTGGGAGGCGGACTGCGTTCGGTATTCCGTCTGGAAAATGGTTTCTTCACGAATACCGGCGCCTTCGTCAATCCGGGCGCCGAGTTCAACCGGCGGGCCTACGTCGGGCTCGAGTCCGACCGGTTCGGCACGCTGACGCTCGGGCATCAAAGCGCGTTGTCATTCGATTTGCTGACGCCGTTCGCGAATGCGTATGCGGGAAATTCGTGGAATATGTTTCATCCGGGCAATGTCGACGGGCTCGCCAATTCCGCGACGTCGGTCATCAACAACGCGGTCAAGTACCGCTCGCCGAACTATGGCGGCGTCGGTGTCGCGGCGCTGTTCGGATTCGGCAATACGACCAACTTCGGCCGGAACGACACGTGGAGCGCGGCGCTGACCTACGACCGAGGCCCGTTCCACGCCGCGGCGTTCTACCAGCTCCAGCACGATCAGGCATTCGCGCTTGCGCCGCTCGCGCTCGGCACGTTCCAGGGGCAGCCCGCCGCCGGCTATGTCGCCGACCGCGCGGAATTCTGGGGCGCCGGCGGCGCCTATACGCTCGGGCCCGTCAAGCTGCATGCGCTCTATACGCGAGTGAAGCTGGAGTCGAAACAGCATGCGGACATCTACCGCGCCTACGACGCCGGCGCCGAATGGTCGGTGACACCGTTCACGACGCTGACGGCCGGCGCCAACACCACGACGCTGGCTGCACATCGCTGGACCCAGGCCGGCGTCGGTTGTATCTACGCGCTGTCCAAGCAGACGCAGTGGTACCTGCAGGGCGTTTTCGAACACACCAATCCCGGCGGGTTGGCATCGCTGTCCGTCGCCGGCCTGTCGAGTACCAACAACCAGGTGATGGTGCTGTCCGGGATTCATCACAACTTCTGA